A DNA window from Paenibacillus sp. HWE-109 contains the following coding sequences:
- a CDS encoding ABC transporter substrate-binding protein, which translates to MKKSLNISSLALMTVLVGVSLTGCGTAKPASNGNAATATPAATATATATATAVTTTATPEAKKLSGKIVVYSAGPADLATKIQKGFQAKTGVEVEMFQGTTGKILARMEAEKANPVVDVVVLASLPSAIGMTKSGLTLPYKEAKNADKLIPAYSDKDGNYFSYSLSALGIAYNTKTVTNPPKEWSDLTKPEWKDMVNIPDPAQSGSALDFMTGYTNKNGDAAWDLFGKVKANGAIIAGANQEAMDPVISGAKSIVMASVDYMTYASKAKGEPIDLIYPASGTVISPRPAMIMKTSKNVDSSKAFIEYLLSDEAQKMVTDAYLLSGRSDVQVQGRMSAKDIPTIQVDWNWMNDNQASVTQKFTQLFKK; encoded by the coding sequence ATGAAAAAATCGTTAAACATTAGTTCCTTGGCTCTAATGACTGTTCTGGTAGGTGTAAGCTTGACCGGTTGTGGAACAGCAAAACCAGCATCGAATGGCAATGCAGCTACAGCAACTCCCGCTGCTACTGCTACTGCTACTGCTACTGCTACTGCTGTCACGACTACAGCAACACCAGAGGCTAAAAAGCTTAGTGGTAAAATTGTTGTATATAGTGCTGGACCGGCTGATCTAGCTACCAAAATCCAAAAAGGCTTTCAAGCCAAAACAGGTGTAGAAGTTGAAATGTTCCAAGGTACGACTGGTAAAATTCTTGCCCGCATGGAAGCTGAAAAAGCTAACCCCGTTGTTGACGTCGTGGTACTAGCCTCCCTCCCTTCCGCGATTGGGATGACAAAAAGTGGATTGACCCTCCCCTACAAAGAAGCGAAAAATGCCGATAAGCTAATCCCTGCCTACAGTGATAAGGATGGCAATTATTTTAGCTATAGCCTATCTGCACTGGGAATTGCTTATAACACCAAAACGGTTACGAATCCTCCGAAAGAGTGGAGCGATCTGACAAAGCCGGAGTGGAAAGACATGGTAAATATTCCAGATCCCGCTCAATCCGGTTCTGCGCTTGATTTCATGACAGGCTATACGAACAAAAATGGTGACGCTGCTTGGGATTTATTCGGTAAAGTGAAAGCAAATGGCGCTATCATTGCCGGAGCGAACCAAGAAGCCATGGATCCTGTTATTTCCGGAGCAAAAAGCATTGTTATGGCAAGTGTGGATTATATGACCTACGCTTCCAAAGCAAAAGGAGAACCTATTGATTTGATTTATCCAGCAAGCGGAACGGTTATTTCCCCTAGACCTGCCATGATTATGAAAACAAGTAAAAACGTTGATAGCTCCAAAGCCTTTATTGAATATTTACTTTCGGATGAAGCTCAAAAAATGGTGACGGATGCTTACTTGCTTTCCGGTCGCAGTGATGTGCAAGTCCAAGGCAGAATGAGCGCAAAGGATATTCCTACGATTCAGGTAGACTGGAATTGGATGAATGACAACCAGGCTTCCGTTACACAGAAATTCACCCAATTGTTCAAAAAGTAA
- a CDS encoding ABC transporter ATP-binding protein produces the protein MPLHLSGINKTFSGSPALEAIELTVTKGKFTTLLGPSGCGKTTLLRIIAGLETPDAGDIHLGELCLFSKSRRINRPVHQRDFGMVFQDFALWPHLTVLENVAFGLKAKGDTTNWRTRSMEAIELVQLRGMEKRFPHQLSGGQQQRVALARAIVVRPQLVLFDEPMSALDALLREEMRVELMRLVRQIGFTAVYVTHDQTEAMSMSDEIVVMQNGRILQKDVPEIIYSKPTHAFTARFIGKTNWLEADKRLVRPEHVRWTSGSANDLTYSGEVQTVSYIGERYEITVRLENGNVWMAYHPSRLVVGDHVKLYISSDQIHVL, from the coding sequence ATGCCTTTACACCTTAGCGGTATCAACAAAACATTTAGTGGGTCGCCTGCGTTGGAAGCTATCGAGCTGACTGTGACAAAAGGGAAATTCACAACTTTGCTGGGCCCATCTGGATGCGGCAAAACAACTTTGCTGCGTATCATCGCCGGTTTGGAAACGCCGGATGCGGGAGACATTCACTTAGGAGAGTTGTGCCTGTTCTCCAAATCCCGCAGGATCAACCGTCCTGTTCATCAGCGTGATTTCGGAATGGTCTTTCAGGATTTTGCTCTATGGCCGCACTTAACGGTGCTGGAGAATGTGGCTTTCGGTTTGAAAGCAAAAGGGGACACAACCAACTGGCGTACTAGATCTATGGAGGCTATCGAACTTGTCCAATTGCGAGGTATGGAGAAGCGGTTTCCACACCAGCTCTCCGGAGGTCAACAACAACGTGTTGCTTTGGCCAGAGCGATTGTTGTTCGCCCACAGCTTGTCCTTTTCGATGAGCCTATGAGTGCCCTGGACGCTCTTTTAAGGGAAGAAATGCGTGTAGAGCTGATGAGACTGGTTCGCCAAATTGGGTTTACGGCCGTTTATGTCACTCATGATCAGACAGAGGCCATGTCGATGTCCGACGAGATTGTCGTCATGCAAAACGGCCGCATTTTACAAAAAGATGTGCCTGAGATCATTTACAGTAAACCCACCCACGCTTTCACAGCACGCTTTATCGGAAAAACGAATTGGTTGGAAGCCGATAAGCGGCTCGTTCGTCCCGAGCATGTCCGATGGACATCTGGTTCAGCGAATGACCTTACCTATTCTGGAGAAGTTCAAACGGTAAGTTACATCGGTGAACGCTATGAAATTACTGTGCGCTTAGAGAATGGCAATGTTTGGATGGCCTACCATCCATCACGACTGGTTGTAGGAGATCACGTTAAGCTTTATATTTCATCAGATCAGATTCATGTACTTTAA
- a CDS encoding LysR family transcriptional regulator, which yields MNWNLIKLQIIELIDKHKRITTVADELGLKQPTVSFHMKNMEQELGVGLFYSKAGKVHLTDAGQSLNHYAKKINALAQEAERVVKEFDERGSGHLKIGASYVPGTYVLPSILSAFSKRYPHISISLTVRTSPVIQEMLLNHEIDIGVMSAEPFQWAPLIGETLCEDELVFFFSPDHRLARYETLYPEFLKDVPFILHGQESTTRTMTLKWAKNLGIELRPVMEMDSLEAIKQAVLTGDSVSVISKIAIAKEIERKELVYHVIPHNPFKRYIYFTYNEDRIRSSFFGNFFDYLRDSVRTY from the coding sequence ATGAACTGGAATTTGATTAAGCTTCAAATCATTGAATTAATAGATAAACATAAACGAATTACAACTGTTGCTGATGAATTGGGGCTGAAACAACCGACCGTATCCTTTCATATGAAAAATATGGAACAAGAGCTGGGCGTCGGACTGTTTTACTCCAAGGCAGGGAAAGTTCATTTAACAGACGCAGGACAATCCTTGAATCATTACGCCAAAAAAATTAACGCACTTGCTCAGGAAGCAGAAAGAGTAGTGAAAGAATTTGATGAGAGGGGAAGCGGACATTTGAAAATAGGGGCCAGCTATGTGCCGGGGACTTATGTTCTGCCAAGCATTCTTAGCGCATTTTCCAAGCGTTATCCGCATATTTCCATTTCACTTACCGTGAGAACCTCCCCTGTTATTCAAGAAATGCTTCTCAATCATGAGATTGATATCGGTGTGATGTCAGCAGAACCATTTCAATGGGCACCTTTAATTGGTGAAACCTTATGTGAAGACGAGCTTGTTTTCTTCTTCAGCCCAGATCATCGTCTGGCTAGGTATGAAACTCTTTATCCCGAATTTCTAAAAGATGTGCCATTCATTCTACATGGTCAAGAATCCACCACGCGCACAATGACATTAAAATGGGCAAAAAATTTGGGGATCGAACTTAGACCTGTCATGGAAATGGATTCACTGGAAGCTATTAAACAAGCTGTGCTTACCGGAGACAGCGTCTCTGTCATTTCTAAGATCGCTATCGCCAAAGAAATAGAGCGTAAAGAGCTGGTCTATCATGTAATTCCGCATAATCCGTTTAAACGCTACATCTATTTCACATACAATGAGGACCGAATACGTTCGTCCTTTTTCGGTAATTTTTTTGATTATCTGCGCGATTCCGTACGGACGTACTGA
- a CDS encoding fibronectin type III domain-containing protein, translating into MFQALNKTSKLVLATTAAAVLLAGGVFSPQQASAANGTPSYEVKLNLAPAIVADASHNLVSSVRSQFATGSSAKSYRVQYMDTAARSLDGLGWSDRIRKRSDQSTHQLQFKKRYPVTGGDINAALTTAAGDGLNSSAAGFEFQVDWTFSKQTLSVQYEKDVTVSGYSGSGLNAPNLATSRSVSIANAPSKFSNWTSTGWGTSQLNNAVIYGPVDFKRYKGEYKNLELDIEIWTILNATKTGTEDIVEASFKTDSLSEATSVRTDLINLLRSKGWLVESDILKTSLIMERYAPTASTPDTVAPTVPTNVTATPTSSTQIQVGWTASSDNVGMSGYDVYRNGVKVGSPTTISYSDSGLAPSTAYSYTIVAKDAAGNQSSASTAVSATTAASGGTGNGTLYYNVNGSSVSYIEAETYTSKNGTFIATACASCSGSNYMETPNGSGDSDTNYLRYDLEVTNGGSFYIYLLSQSPDSSSDSFNIAVDSGSNKQVTTGGSSWAWKKPSSTISLATGTHTLYIKVREDGARVDKIALSKTSSTPSGLGGTSLVPASH; encoded by the coding sequence ATGTTTCAAGCACTGAACAAAACATCTAAACTGGTTCTGGCAACAACGGCCGCAGCAGTTCTTTTGGCAGGCGGGGTTTTCTCCCCGCAGCAGGCTTCAGCAGCAAACGGCACGCCTAGCTATGAAGTTAAACTCAATCTAGCTCCCGCAATCGTAGCTGATGCCAGTCATAACCTTGTCAGCAGCGTTCGCAGCCAATTCGCTACAGGTTCTTCGGCGAAAAGCTATCGTGTACAGTATATGGATACAGCTGCACGCTCTTTGGATGGTCTGGGATGGAGCGATCGTATTCGCAAAAGAAGCGACCAAAGCACCCATCAGCTGCAGTTCAAAAAGAGATATCCCGTTACAGGCGGGGATATTAATGCTGCTTTGACTACAGCAGCGGGTGATGGCTTAAATAGTTCCGCTGCCGGCTTTGAGTTTCAAGTCGATTGGACATTCAGCAAACAAACCTTGAGTGTACAGTACGAGAAAGATGTCACCGTTTCTGGGTACAGCGGAAGCGGTTTGAATGCGCCGAATCTAGCCACCTCGCGTTCTGTTTCTATCGCCAATGCGCCAAGTAAATTCAGCAATTGGACCAGCACAGGCTGGGGAACATCGCAGTTAAACAATGCAGTTATTTACGGACCTGTCGATTTCAAAAGATATAAAGGCGAATATAAAAACCTAGAACTAGATATCGAGATTTGGACAATACTCAATGCTACAAAAACAGGCACGGAAGACATCGTCGAGGCTTCATTCAAAACAGACAGTCTGAGTGAAGCAACAAGTGTACGTACTGATCTAATAAACTTGCTCCGTTCAAAAGGTTGGCTTGTTGAATCAGACATCCTTAAAACAAGCCTAATCATGGAACGTTATGCGCCAACAGCGTCAACACCAGATACTGTTGCGCCAACAGTCCCGACTAACGTAACAGCAACCCCGACATCCAGCACACAAATCCAAGTGGGGTGGACAGCTTCCTCTGATAATGTGGGCATGTCAGGCTATGACGTTTATCGCAATGGTGTAAAAGTAGGCTCCCCAACTACGATATCTTACAGTGATTCTGGCCTTGCCCCTTCGACAGCTTATAGCTACACAATTGTAGCGAAAGATGCCGCCGGTAACCAATCTTCAGCATCTACAGCTGTAAGTGCTACCACTGCCGCAAGCGGTGGTACAGGAAACGGTACTCTGTACTATAACGTGAATGGAAGCTCCGTTTCGTACATTGAAGCTGAAACGTATACGTCAAAAAATGGAACATTCATAGCTACGGCATGTGCATCCTGCTCAGGTTCCAATTACATGGAAACACCGAATGGTTCAGGTGACAGCGATACGAACTACCTGCGATACGATCTCGAGGTAACCAACGGAGGCTCCTTCTACATCTACTTGCTTTCGCAAAGTCCGGATAGCAGTTCTGACAGCTTTAACATTGCAGTTGATTCCGGCAGCAACAAGCAAGTCACAACAGGCGGTTCCAGCTGGGCATGGAAAAAGCCGAGCAGCACAATTTCACTAGCAACAGGTACACACACGCTGTATATCAAAGTAAGAGAAGACGGTGCACGGGTCGATAAAATCGCCTTAAGCAAAACAAGCAGCACGCCAAGTGGCCTTGGCGGAACCTCGTTGGTCCCTGCTTCTCATTAA
- the yunB gene encoding sporulation protein YunB → MLQRRRWRSRPTGRTSRKKVLLIALVIFVLFGVQFFIFVERNLRPPLMNLAKVRIKQIATQAINTAIADHVAGSTNAEQLIDWKMDKNGKITGFMLNYNEHMRITSETIKTVQGELDNLQSISEHIPVGQALNSAILSSFGPDIPIRLLPVGSVKVDLNTRSQNAGINMVMFEVYVRIIAEVSVIIPFDSDTEIVETEIPISYSLVVGDVPTYYYDNKGNPVGGNKDSGLPSISIPQLPNAGKPNTPTVEPEGETTH, encoded by the coding sequence ATGCTGCAAAGGCGACGATGGAGAAGCAGGCCTACAGGGAGAACGAGCCGCAAGAAGGTACTGTTGATTGCTCTTGTCATCTTTGTTTTATTTGGTGTGCAATTTTTTATTTTCGTTGAACGCAATCTTAGGCCGCCATTAATGAATTTGGCCAAAGTGCGGATAAAGCAGATTGCCACACAAGCTATTAATACGGCCATAGCGGACCATGTGGCTGGGAGTACGAATGCCGAGCAGTTGATTGACTGGAAGATGGACAAAAATGGGAAGATTACAGGCTTTATGCTGAATTATAATGAACATATGCGGATTACTTCCGAGACGATTAAAACGGTGCAGGGAGAGCTTGATAATTTACAAAGTATTTCTGAACATATTCCCGTCGGGCAGGCGTTGAACAGTGCTATTCTATCCTCTTTTGGCCCAGATATTCCGATTCGGCTGCTGCCAGTTGGCAGTGTGAAGGTTGATTTGAATACTCGTTCGCAAAATGCAGGCATCAATATGGTGATGTTTGAGGTGTATGTCCGAATTATTGCCGAGGTTTCTGTGATTATTCCGTTTGATTCGGATACTGAAATTGTGGAAACGGAAATTCCGATTTCTTATTCATTAGTGGTTGGCGATGTGCCTACTTATTATTATGACAATAAAGGTAACCCTGTTGGAGGCAATAAAGACTCCGGATTACCCAGTATATCCATTCCCCAGCTACCAAATGCAGGTAAACCAAACACGCCGACGGTTGAACCAGAGGGAGAGACTACCCATTAA
- a CDS encoding M23 family metallopeptidase, whose translation MKSRPFWSRVLVLSLLLSATESGSLSIKAASIADIKPPQNLNAERKELFEKTSLVSGIPWTYLAAVDQYERTMNVAKKRNVHQRITSIYFTDSEWTGLLNPDQQDTNPKSISFFHGFGRDGSGDGIADRNNDLDLLAAMAQLMTKNGMQEENLQINLWNYYQNSRSVERIKQFATIFGTLNTLDVGEHAFPLPVNADYSYRSTWGDNRGWGGHRSHEGTDLFARYGVPVRSTCYGIIEVKGWNPYGGWRIGIRDASNIYHYYAHLSGFQKGIKENDVVKPGQTIGWVGSSGYGKPGTSGKFPPHLHFGLYRDNGLTEWSFDPYPSLRKWEREELSKLKN comes from the coding sequence ATGAAAAGCAGACCGTTTTGGTCGCGGGTTCTTGTTCTTAGCCTCCTCCTATCAGCAACCGAATCCGGGAGTCTTTCAATCAAAGCTGCATCCATTGCAGATATTAAACCACCTCAGAACCTTAACGCGGAGCGAAAAGAACTTTTCGAGAAAACAAGTCTCGTATCCGGTATTCCATGGACTTACCTTGCAGCTGTTGATCAATATGAACGAACAATGAATGTTGCCAAAAAAAGAAACGTTCATCAAAGAATAACCAGCATTTACTTTACTGACTCAGAATGGACTGGCTTATTAAATCCAGATCAGCAAGATACCAATCCTAAGAGCATTTCCTTCTTTCATGGCTTTGGCCGAGATGGCTCAGGGGACGGCATCGCAGACCGAAACAACGATCTAGACCTACTTGCAGCTATGGCTCAGCTCATGACCAAAAACGGTATGCAGGAAGAAAATTTACAAATCAACCTTTGGAATTATTATCAAAACTCACGCAGTGTTGAGCGCATCAAACAATTCGCAACCATTTTTGGCACATTAAACACACTTGATGTCGGAGAGCATGCTTTTCCGTTACCCGTGAATGCAGACTACTCTTATCGCAGTACATGGGGAGATAACCGTGGATGGGGCGGGCATCGCTCTCATGAAGGAACCGACCTATTCGCCAGGTATGGGGTGCCTGTAAGAAGCACCTGTTATGGCATTATTGAAGTAAAAGGCTGGAATCCCTACGGCGGCTGGCGGATAGGCATTCGAGATGCCAGCAATATCTATCATTACTACGCCCACCTTTCCGGATTTCAAAAAGGAATCAAAGAAAACGACGTCGTAAAGCCCGGTCAAACCATCGGTTGGGTAGGCAGCTCCGGCTATGGCAAACCAGGGACGTCCGGGAAATTCCCGCCTCATCTTCACTTTGGACTTTATCGGGATAATGGACTCACAGAGTGGAGCTTCGATCCCTACCCTTCTCTTCGTAAATGGGAACGTGAAGAACTCAGCAAGCTAAAAAACTAA
- the larC gene encoding nickel insertion protein, producing the protein MSFNHRDEHVDENMLLIQANLDDMNPEWVSYIMDKLFEAGANDVYVVPIIMKKGRPGIMLNVLVEDGRLSDIEGIIFSETTTLGIRYLHASCHRLAREFERVDTQWGTMTVKVGYHRGKLVQFAPEFKECEQIAKEYQVPLKLVYEEVRASFRLQKIKNASS; encoded by the coding sequence GTGAGCTTTAATCACAGGGATGAGCATGTTGATGAAAATATGCTGTTAATTCAGGCGAATTTGGATGATATGAATCCCGAGTGGGTTTCTTATATTATGGATAAGCTCTTTGAGGCTGGTGCTAACGATGTGTATGTTGTGCCGATTATTATGAAGAAGGGCCGTCCCGGAATTATGCTGAATGTACTGGTGGAAGACGGGCGCTTATCCGATATCGAGGGTATTATTTTTAGCGAAACGACAACGCTTGGTATACGGTATCTGCATGCTTCTTGCCATAGATTGGCCAGGGAATTTGAAAGGGTAGACACACAATGGGGAACAATGACTGTGAAGGTGGGCTACCATCGAGGGAAATTGGTTCAATTTGCACCGGAGTTCAAGGAATGTGAGCAGATAGCGAAAGAATATCAAGTTCCATTGAAGCTGGTTTACGAAGAAGTTCGTGCGAGTTTCAGGCTGCAAAAAATAAAGAACGCCTCCTCCTGA